A genomic region of Clostridiales bacterium contains the following coding sequences:
- the polA gene encoding DNA polymerase I yields MSNFDFNERLVLIDGNSLINRAFFALPPLTDDSGNYTHAVYGFTTMLLKAINQYKPKYIAVCFDLAHPTFRHLMYTEYKATRKKMPADLASQVPVLKELLRCMDIKIIEKKGYEADDLIGAISRKCGCECIILTGDRDTLQLINDRTKVYLTKKGISEVIEIDEQELKKMYGLTPKQIIDFKALCGDPSDNIPGVAGIGEKTALRLITDYKSLDGVYQNLDQITGKLREKLELGKQAAYLSYELAKIDDQAPYEFELSDFEYAYPFGECIKEQFEKLKFKSLLKKDIFQTQVQEAILKEIQEQKTIDIVEIKTPNQLRQLNLDNGFSLVWEHDIHIAVDADCEYKIILADSLLGDGLPFDLAAQWLKPYLENQNIIKTVFDYKNLRHYLDQKGITLNRIFDVALACYIAEGGAGVPSLKKLLNNYDCDQNAPAASLNLIRQKIQPELKKYEYLYYNIELPLSDVLYDMEKVGFKLDLGVLDELNQKYKAALKELSQKIHELAGEKFNINSPKQLGEILFNKLNLTPIKTTKTKALSTDAESLEKLKGKHPIIDYILQYRAIAKLNSTYVEGLKKMADQDGVVHTEFRQTITSTGRLSSIEPNLQNIPIRDQEGKEIRRAFIARPGYKLVTADYSQIELRLLAHFSGEQKLIEAYKNDEAIHTRTAAQVFGARPEEVTPNMRRDAKAVNFGIIYGISDFGLAKSLDIPVSVANRYIKKYFETYPRVKEFMQKSVEAAQKSGEVTLASGRVRKIAELNSPNRAVRAFGERAAMNMPLQGTAADLIKIAMINVSQEFKKRNLKSRLILQVHDELIVEAKDEEISQVVEILKSKMENAMELNVPLKVDIGIGDIWYEI; encoded by the coding sequence ATGAGTAATTTTGATTTTAACGAAAGGCTGGTCCTAATAGACGGCAACAGCCTTATCAACAGGGCGTTTTTCGCCCTGCCTCCGCTTACGGACGATAGCGGCAATTACACGCACGCCGTTTACGGCTTTACCACTATGCTGCTTAAGGCGATCAACCAATACAAGCCAAAATACATCGCGGTATGCTTTGATCTGGCGCACCCGACCTTTAGGCATCTTATGTATACAGAATACAAAGCCACGCGCAAAAAAATGCCCGCCGATCTAGCTTCCCAAGTGCCCGTTTTGAAAGAGTTATTGCGATGCATGGACATAAAAATAATAGAGAAAAAAGGCTACGAAGCCGACGACCTGATAGGCGCGATATCCCGAAAATGCGGCTGCGAGTGTATAATCTTAACGGGCGACCGCGACACCTTGCAGCTTATCAACGATCGGACCAAAGTCTACCTGACCAAAAAAGGCATTTCCGAAGTCATAGAAATAGACGAGCAAGAGCTAAAAAAAATGTATGGGCTGACGCCCAAGCAGATTATAGATTTTAAGGCGCTGTGCGGGGATCCGTCCGACAATATCCCGGGCGTCGCCGGCATAGGCGAGAAAACCGCGCTAAGGCTGATAACCGACTACAAGTCGCTGGACGGCGTTTATCAAAACCTGGACCAAATAACAGGCAAGCTAAGGGAGAAGCTGGAGCTTGGCAAGCAGGCGGCGTATTTGTCTTACGAGCTAGCCAAGATTGACGACCAAGCGCCGTATGAGTTTGAGTTGTCCGATTTTGAGTATGCCTATCCTTTTGGCGAATGCATAAAAGAACAGTTTGAAAAGCTGAAGTTCAAAAGCTTGCTAAAAAAGGACATATTCCAAACGCAAGTCCAAGAGGCCATACTTAAAGAAATCCAAGAACAAAAAACAATTGACATCGTGGAAATCAAAACCCCAAACCAATTAAGACAGCTTAACCTAGACAACGGCTTTTCTTTGGTCTGGGAGCACGATATCCATATAGCCGTTGACGCCGATTGCGAATACAAAATCATTCTGGCCGATAGCCTGTTGGGCGACGGCTTGCCGTTTGATTTGGCGGCGCAGTGGCTAAAGCCGTATTTGGAAAACCAAAATATCATAAAAACCGTTTTTGACTACAAAAACTTAAGGCACTACCTTGACCAAAAGGGCATAACCCTAAACCGCATTTTTGATGTCGCGCTGGCGTGTTATATAGCGGAGGGCGGCGCGGGCGTGCCGTCTTTGAAAAAATTGCTAAACAACTACGATTGCGACCAAAACGCCCCCGCGGCGTCTTTAAACCTTATCAGGCAAAAAATTCAGCCCGAGCTAAAAAAATACGAGTATTTATATTACAATATAGAATTGCCGCTTAGCGATGTGCTGTATGATATGGAAAAGGTAGGCTTTAAGCTGGATTTGGGCGTTTTAGACGAGCTCAACCAAAAATATAAAGCCGCGCTCAAAGAGTTAAGCCAAAAAATCCACGAGCTCGCGGGCGAGAAGTTTAATATAAATTCGCCCAAACAGCTAGGCGAAATTTTATTTAATAAGCTAAACTTGACGCCCATAAAGACCACCAAGACCAAAGCTCTATCCACCGACGCCGAGTCTTTGGAAAAGCTAAAGGGCAAGCACCCCATAATTGACTATATATTGCAATACCGCGCGATAGCCAAGCTCAACAGCACTTATGTGGAAGGCCTGAAAAAAATGGCTGACCAAGACGGCGTGGTGCATACCGAATTCCGCCAAACCATAACCTCTACGGGTAGGCTGTCCAGCATAGAGCCCAATTTGCAAAACATTCCCATAAGGGACCAAGAGGGCAAGGAAATAAGGCGGGCGTTTATAGCGCGCCCTGGCTATAAATTGGTCACGGCGGACTATTCGCAAATAGAGTTAAGGCTGCTCGCTCATTTTTCGGGCGAGCAAAAGCTGATAGAAGCGTATAAAAACGACGAGGCCATCCACACCCGCACGGCCGCTCAAGTCTTTGGCGCGCGTCCGGAGGAGGTGACCCCGAATATGCGCAGGGACGCCAAGGCGGTCAACTTCGGCATTATTTACGGTATCAGCGACTTTGGGCTCGCCAAAAGTTTGGACATTCCCGTATCAGTGGCTAACAGGTATATCAAAAAATATTTTGAGACCTATCCGCGCGTCAAAGAATTTATGCAAAAAAGCGTGGAAGCCGCCCAAAAAAGCGGCGAAGTGACGCTCGCTAGCGGCAGGGTGCGAAAGATCGCCGAGCTAAACTCGCCCAACAGGGCGGTTAGGGCGTTTGGCGAGCGCGCGGCTATGAACATGCCGCTTCAAGGCACGGCGGCGGACTTAATAAAAATAGCGATGATTAATGTCTCGCAAGAGTTCAAAAAACGCAATCTAAAAAGCCGCCTTATCCTGCAGGTGCACGACGAGCTTATTGTGGAAGCCAAGGACGAGGAAATTTCGCAAGTCGTGGAAATCTTAAAATCCAAGATGGAAAACGCTATGGAACTAAATGTTCCTTTAAAAGTTGACATAGGAATAGGCGATATTTGGTATGAAATCTAA
- a CDS encoding dephospho-CoA kinase, which produces MKSKKGMLKIALTGGLAAGKTLAAKTLADLGAHVIDADIVAREVAAEKEVADKIKQAFGARFFDKDGKLNRRKLGKHVFADPQRVELLNSLTHPLIRQRIQERINSLQEVPVVFVVIPILIESGMADMFDRVWTIASKPETRIKRAIRRDNISRRQAYNILRNQVSEQERAAIASVVINNDGGEDEFIAQIKTHYRDLMQELGLI; this is translated from the coding sequence ATGAAATCTAAAAAAGGTATGCTAAAGATAGCCCTAACCGGCGGGCTTGCCGCGGGCAAGACTTTGGCCGCCAAGACCCTAGCTGATTTGGGCGCGCATGTCATTGACGCCGATATAGTGGCGCGCGAGGTCGCGGCTGAGAAAGAAGTCGCCGACAAAATCAAACAGGCCTTTGGCGCCCGTTTTTTTGATAAAGACGGCAAGCTAAACCGCCGCAAGCTAGGCAAGCATGTTTTTGCGGATCCCCAAAGAGTAGAACTTTTGAACTCGCTGACGCATCCTTTGATAAGGCAGCGCATTCAAGAGCGAATTAATTCTTTGCAAGAAGTTCCCGTCGTCTTTGTGGTCATTCCAATTTTGATAGAAAGCGGCATGGCTGATATGTTTGACCGCGTATGGACGATAGCTTCCAAGCCCGAAACCAGAATAAAAAGGGCTATAAGGCGCGATAATATTAGCAGACGGCAAGCATATAATATTTTAAGAAACCAAGTCAGCGAGCAAGAGCGCGCCGCGATCGCCTCTGTCGTGATAAACAACGACGGCGGCGAAGACGAGTTCATAGCGCAAATAAAAACTCATTACCGCGACTTGATGCAAGAATTGGGTCTAATTTGA
- a CDS encoding GtrA family protein, translating into MKNLIDNFARAHPRLWEIFKFLVAGGFATLIDMLVMAAVIFFLNKEVFSNNFFNVILQSSAKKNQILQYSSILGTGLGFAVGTVFNYIMSVKFVFSHKEYAKTFNGAALFVILSAAGFFIHLLGMWVFFEILKINYWAVKVFFTLLVLVFNYITRKVFIFKAQKERAKPLQTPAIPYQEFKE; encoded by the coding sequence TTGAAAAACCTTATAGATAATTTCGCGCGCGCGCACCCAAGGCTGTGGGAGATTTTTAAGTTTTTGGTAGCGGGCGGCTTTGCCACCTTAATAGACATGCTGGTAATGGCGGCGGTTATTTTTTTTCTCAACAAAGAGGTTTTTTCCAATAACTTTTTTAACGTAATCTTGCAAAGCAGCGCCAAAAAAAACCAAATACTCCAATACTCGTCTATATTGGGGACAGGCTTGGGCTTTGCCGTAGGCACGGTTTTTAACTATATAATGAGCGTGAAATTTGTCTTTTCCCATAAAGAATACGCCAAAACATTCAACGGGGCGGCGCTGTTTGTCATCCTATCGGCGGCGGGCTTTTTTATCCATCTTTTGGGGATGTGGGTATTCTTTGAGATTTTAAAAATCAATTACTGGGCGGTTAAGGTTTTTTTCACTCTTTTGGTCTTGGTATTCAACTATATAACGCGCAAAGTTTTTATATTCAAGGCCCAAAAAGAGCGCGCAAAACCGTTACAAACCCCTGCCATCCCATATCAAGAATTTAAGGAATAA
- a CDS encoding lytic transglycosylase domain-containing protein yields MKKDLSLYKVYIVLFLAAVSLGITAANLYVAFSYPLKYKNIVQKYADEYGVEKALVFSIIRAESSFDPKAVSPSGAIGLMQLMPATALMLACDLGIDGFTADMLYQPEINIKMGICYFSRMLSKFQNPQTALAAYNAGEGNVSGWLLKPQYSKNGKTLDNIPFQETSDYIKKINKNYKIYKIRAK; encoded by the coding sequence TTGAAAAAAGATTTGAGTCTGTATAAAGTTTATATAGTATTGTTTTTGGCGGCGGTATCTTTGGGCATAACAGCCGCCAATTTGTATGTAGCCTTTTCTTACCCGTTAAAATACAAAAACATCGTCCAAAAATACGCGGACGAATACGGCGTGGAAAAGGCGCTGGTCTTTTCCATAATAAGGGCGGAAAGCTCGTTTGACCCCAAAGCCGTGTCCCCCTCGGGCGCGATAGGGCTTATGCAGCTTATGCCGGCGACCGCGCTAATGCTGGCTTGCGACCTGGGTATAGACGGATTTACCGCCGATATGCTGTATCAGCCCGAGATTAATATAAAAATGGGGATTTGTTATTTTAGCCGTATGCTAAGTAAATTCCAAAACCCCCAAACCGCGCTTGCCGCTTATAACGCGGGCGAGGGCAATGTGTCAGGCTGGCTGCTTAAACCCCAATATTCCAAAAACGGCAAAACTTTGGATAATATCCCTTTTCAAGAGACTTCGGACTATATCAAAAAAATCAACAAAAATTATAAGATATACAAAATCCGCGCAAAATAA